A single Symbiobacterium thermophilum IAM 14863 DNA region contains:
- a CDS encoding peptidylprolyl isomerase: MEIDPSKRYRATLRTTKGEIVIDLFADEAPLAVNNFVFLARQGYYDGVKFHRVIKPFMIQTGDPTGTGRGGPGYRFPDELPPKHPYEPGIVAMANAGPNTNGSQFFICSGPQAAGLNHFPHYTQFGRVVEGMDVVEALASVPVGPAFNGEMSRPLEEIRIESVRISEL, encoded by the coding sequence ATGGAAATCGACCCGTCCAAGCGGTACCGGGCGACCCTGAGAACCACTAAGGGTGAGATCGTCATCGACCTGTTCGCGGACGAGGCCCCGCTCGCCGTCAACAACTTCGTCTTCCTGGCGCGCCAGGGGTATTACGACGGGGTGAAGTTTCACCGGGTCATCAAGCCCTTCATGATCCAGACCGGCGATCCGACGGGCACCGGCCGGGGTGGCCCGGGCTACCGGTTTCCCGATGAGCTGCCGCCCAAGCACCCCTATGAGCCGGGCATCGTCGCGATGGCCAACGCCGGCCCCAACACCAACGGCAGCCAGTTCTTCATCTGCTCCGGTCCGCAGGCGGCCGGCCTGAACCACTTCCCGCATTACACCCAGTTCGGCCGTGTGGTGGAGGGGATGGATGTGGTGGAGGCGCTGGCGTCGGTGCCGGTCGGCCCGGCCTTCAACGGGGAGATGTCCCGGCCTCTGGAGGAGATCCGGATCGAATCGGTGCGCATCAGCGAGCTGTAG
- a CDS encoding mechanosensitive ion channel family protein, which translates to MEQWLYDLRTALEQHWMAWAVFAAQLLVTWAVAGLAKRILRWIAHRVVSRSDTTLDDRLVEAGTPAVRWVILALGLRLALMSLGSAIPSFQAGGRYATQFTVAGNLAEAVVVIAVTVLVNALINAALDWYLHELAGRTDGTWDRELMPMIKKGVSAVVGFFALSIVLELFGISVSALIATAGVASAAIALASQDTLSNMLGGLAILIDRPFRVGDWIELTDGKVGVVVEIGLRTTRIRQFDGTALVVPNKDMANTRVINYALPSPQAAIRQTIRVTYDTDVEKAKKVLLDVLQSHPEVLKDPVPGVWLSAFNTYSLDLFFSCWVDSYTNRFRVTDELNMQILKAFRENGIALAIPAQHIRIQQKEDSLDQAVELPAPDGNRPVQAVPGDPENH; encoded by the coding sequence GTGGAACAGTGGCTGTACGACCTGCGGACTGCGCTGGAGCAACACTGGATGGCCTGGGCCGTCTTCGCGGCGCAACTGCTGGTGACCTGGGCCGTGGCCGGGCTGGCCAAGCGGATCCTGCGGTGGATCGCCCACCGCGTGGTCAGCCGGTCCGACACCACCCTGGACGACCGGTTGGTGGAGGCCGGCACCCCGGCGGTGCGGTGGGTCATCCTCGCCCTGGGCCTGCGGCTCGCCCTGATGTCGCTGGGCAGCGCCATCCCCTCCTTCCAGGCCGGGGGACGGTATGCGACCCAGTTCACCGTGGCCGGCAACCTGGCCGAGGCGGTGGTGGTGATCGCGGTCACCGTCCTGGTCAACGCCCTGATCAACGCCGCGCTGGACTGGTATCTGCACGAGCTGGCCGGCCGGACCGACGGCACGTGGGACCGGGAGCTCATGCCGATGATCAAGAAGGGCGTGTCCGCGGTGGTCGGCTTTTTCGCGCTGTCCATCGTGCTGGAGCTGTTCGGGATCTCGGTGTCCGCCCTGATCGCCACGGCCGGCGTCGCCTCCGCGGCGATCGCCCTCGCGTCCCAGGACACGCTCTCCAACATGCTGGGCGGGCTGGCCATCCTCATCGACCGGCCGTTCCGGGTGGGCGACTGGATCGAGCTGACCGACGGCAAGGTGGGCGTGGTGGTGGAGATCGGGCTGCGCACCACCCGCATCCGGCAGTTTGACGGCACCGCCCTCGTGGTGCCCAACAAGGACATGGCCAACACCCGGGTGATCAACTACGCGCTGCCCTCGCCCCAGGCCGCGATCCGGCAGACCATCCGGGTGACCTACGACACCGATGTGGAGAAGGCGAAGAAGGTGCTGCTGGACGTGCTCCAGAGCCATCCCGAGGTGCTGAAGGACCCGGTTCCCGGGGTGTGGCTCTCCGCCTTCAACACCTACTCCCTGGACCTCTTCTTCAGCTGCTGGGTCGACTCGTACACCAACCGGTTCCGGGTGACCGATGAGCTGAACATGCAGATCCTGAAGGCCTTCCGGGAAAACGGCATCGCGCTGGCGATTCCTGCGCAACATATCCGCATCCAGCAGAAGGAGGATTCCCTTGACCAGGCAGTGGAGCTCCCCGCCCCCGATGGAAATCGACCCGTCCAAGCGGTACCGGGCGACCCTGAGAACCACTAA
- a CDS encoding glycine betaine ABC transporter substrate-binding protein, protein MFGHRRFSAVAAAVLCVLLAGCGGGAGSGAGDAIVVSSKDFTESILLGEIAAQLIESRTDLTVVRKHNLGGTTVNFNGLKNGDITLYAEYDGTAYGPILGHTEPIADPDGLHDLVKREFEEKFGITWTAPLGMNNTYTLAVPREIAEQHNLKTFSDLLAVDDQLVFGTTNEFMGRQVDGYYPLVEAYGFAFKDVKTMQTGLRWKAIETGEIQVIDAYATDGKLVEFDMVILEDDRNFFPPYNGAYVVRMDAAERHPEIIELLNQLGGLLPDEKMQELNYRVESLEEPVEEVARDFLVEAGLVER, encoded by the coding sequence ATGTTTGGACACCGTAGGTTCTCGGCCGTCGCGGCCGCAGTGCTCTGCGTCCTGTTGGCCGGATGCGGCGGGGGCGCCGGTTCCGGTGCGGGCGATGCCATCGTCGTCAGCTCCAAGGACTTTACGGAGAGCATCCTGCTGGGCGAGATCGCCGCCCAGCTGATCGAGAGCAGGACCGACCTGACGGTGGTGCGGAAGCACAACCTGGGCGGCACGACGGTCAACTTCAACGGGCTGAAGAACGGCGATATCACGCTCTACGCCGAGTATGACGGCACGGCTTACGGGCCCATTCTGGGCCATACCGAGCCGATCGCCGATCCCGACGGCCTGCACGACCTGGTCAAGAGGGAGTTTGAGGAGAAGTTCGGGATCACCTGGACGGCGCCGCTGGGCATGAACAACACCTACACCCTGGCGGTTCCCCGGGAGATCGCCGAGCAGCACAACCTGAAGACCTTCTCGGACCTGCTCGCGGTCGACGACCAGCTGGTCTTCGGCACCACCAACGAGTTCATGGGCCGCCAGGTGGACGGGTACTACCCGCTGGTGGAGGCGTACGGCTTCGCGTTCAAGGACGTCAAGACGATGCAGACCGGCCTCCGCTGGAAGGCGATCGAGACCGGCGAGATCCAGGTGATCGACGCCTACGCCACCGACGGCAAGCTGGTGGAGTTCGACATGGTGATCCTGGAGGACGACCGCAACTTCTTCCCGCCCTACAACGGCGCCTACGTGGTGCGCATGGACGCGGCGGAGCGGCACCCGGAGATCATCGAGCTGCTGAACCAGCTGGGCGGCCTCCTGCCGGACGAGAAGATGCAGGAGCTCAACTACCGGGTGGAGTCGCTGGAGGAGCCGGTGGAGGAGGTCGCTCGGGACTTCCTGGTCGAGGCCGGACTCGTTGAGCGGTGA
- a CDS encoding ABC transporter permease, with protein MQELVVYVNAHWPRLLGLTIQHVKLALLAVLYGVLVGVPVGYLISRRRKLAEPVLWVANALQTIPALALIGFVMLFLGLSPATGIFCLFVYSLMPIIRSTYTALISIDPALIEAATGMGMTRWQILRIVQLPLALAVMMVGIRLALVMSIGTASIMSLAGAGGLGSEIFAGIDRVQDKMILAGALPAALLAIAADLGMGALERWLTPRGLRQA; from the coding sequence ATGCAGGAACTGGTTGTCTACGTGAACGCACACTGGCCCAGGCTGCTGGGCCTGACCATTCAGCACGTCAAGCTGGCCCTGCTGGCGGTCCTGTACGGGGTGCTGGTGGGCGTTCCCGTCGGCTATCTGATCAGCCGGCGACGGAAGCTGGCGGAGCCCGTGCTCTGGGTGGCCAACGCGCTGCAGACCATCCCCGCGCTGGCGCTCATCGGCTTCGTCATGCTGTTCCTCGGCCTCAGCCCCGCGACCGGCATCTTCTGCCTGTTCGTGTACTCGCTGATGCCGATCATCCGGTCCACCTACACCGCGCTCATCTCCATCGACCCGGCGCTGATCGAGGCGGCCACCGGGATGGGGATGACCCGGTGGCAGATCCTGCGGATCGTCCAGCTGCCCCTGGCCCTGGCCGTGATGATGGTGGGCATCCGGCTGGCGTTGGTGATGTCCATCGGCACGGCGTCGATCATGTCGCTGGCCGGCGCCGGGGGGCTGGGTTCCGAGATCTTCGCCGGCATCGACCGGGTGCAGGACAAGATGATTCTCGCCGGCGCCCTGCCCGCGGCCCTGCTGGCCATCGCCGCCGATCTGGGCATGGGCGCCCTGGAGCGGTGGCTGACGCCGAGGGGGCTGCGACAGGCGTGA
- a CDS encoding ABC transporter permease gives MITWAKLASLTLEHLRLSLSAVLLAVLVAVPAGILLSRIRRLADPVMVALGLFQTLPAIALLAFMIPLMGIGTKPALTALFLYALLPILSNTYKGLTGVDPAVKEAARGMGMTALQMLLSVELPLAFRVIMSGVRTSTVLIIGWATLGAYVGAGGLGEPIVSGFATVSPRLILAGGVPVTLMALLADFLLGRLERRVTPRGLQV, from the coding sequence ATGATCACGTGGGCGAAGCTGGCCAGCCTGACCCTGGAGCACCTGCGCCTGTCGCTGTCGGCGGTCCTGCTGGCGGTGCTGGTGGCCGTGCCCGCCGGCATCCTGCTCAGCCGGATCCGGCGGCTGGCCGACCCGGTCATGGTGGCGCTGGGGCTGTTCCAGACCCTTCCGGCCATCGCCCTGCTGGCCTTCATGATCCCGCTCATGGGCATCGGCACGAAGCCGGCGCTGACGGCCCTGTTCCTCTACGCGCTGCTGCCGATTCTGAGCAATACCTACAAGGGCCTGACGGGCGTGGACCCGGCGGTGAAGGAGGCGGCCCGGGGAATGGGCATGACGGCGCTGCAGATGCTGCTGTCGGTGGAGCTGCCCCTGGCCTTCCGGGTGATCATGAGCGGCGTCCGCACCTCGACCGTCCTGATCATCGGCTGGGCGACGCTGGGCGCCTACGTCGGCGCCGGCGGGCTGGGCGAGCCGATCGTCAGCGGCTTCGCCACGGTCTCGCCCCGGCTGATCCTGGCCGGGGGCGTTCCGGTGACGCTCATGGCCCTTCTGGCGGACTTCCTCCTGGGCCGCCTGGAGCGCCGGGTCACGCCCCGCGGGCTTCAGGTGTAG
- a CDS encoding betaine/proline/choline family ABC transporter ATP-binding protein (Members of the family are the ATP-binding subunit of ABC transporters for substrates such as betaine, L-proline or other amino acids, choline, carnitine, etc. The substrate specificity is best determined from the substrate-binding subunit, rather than this subunit, as it interacts with the permease subunit and not with substrate directly.), whose translation MVRFEHVSKVYPDGTKAVEDLNLHIARGEFVCLIGPSGCGKTTTLKMINRLHEATSGKIYVDGRDIATVSPVELRRNIGYVIQQVGLFPHMTIAQNIELVPRLLGWDRERRRKRVDELLEMVGLDPATYRDRYPRELSGGQQQRVGVLRALAAEPDLILMDEPFGALDPITRETLQDELKRLQARLRKTVVFVTHDMDEALKLADRIVVMKDGRIHQVASPEELLRNPKDEFVAQFVGRQRMVRPAESLTVADVMIPDPVTAGPEYGIAEAVATMRRRRVNSVLVVDGDGRLLGIVTARAVERGLASHRTLGEIMETRLTTVLPHQPVTHAVQRMLLERLEFLPVVDEQGRLQGLVTNTSLVGTLSRAERAGGATA comes from the coding sequence ATGGTTCGCTTCGAGCACGTGTCGAAGGTGTACCCCGACGGCACGAAGGCGGTAGAGGATCTGAACCTGCACATCGCGCGCGGGGAGTTCGTCTGCCTGATCGGCCCCTCCGGCTGCGGCAAGACGACCACGCTGAAGATGATCAACCGGCTGCACGAGGCCACGTCCGGCAAGATCTACGTGGACGGGCGCGACATCGCCACGGTGAGCCCCGTGGAGCTCAGGCGCAACATCGGCTACGTGATCCAGCAGGTCGGCCTCTTCCCGCACATGACCATCGCCCAGAACATCGAGCTGGTGCCGCGGCTGCTGGGCTGGGACCGGGAGCGGCGGCGCAAGCGTGTCGACGAACTGCTGGAGATGGTGGGGCTTGACCCCGCCACCTACCGGGACCGCTACCCGCGGGAGCTCTCCGGCGGGCAGCAGCAGCGGGTGGGCGTGCTGCGGGCCCTGGCCGCCGAGCCCGACCTGATTCTCATGGACGAGCCGTTCGGCGCGCTGGACCCCATCACCCGGGAGACGCTGCAGGACGAGCTGAAGCGCCTGCAGGCCCGGCTGAGGAAGACGGTGGTCTTCGTCACCCACGACATGGACGAGGCGCTGAAGCTGGCCGACCGGATCGTCGTGATGAAGGACGGTCGGATCCACCAGGTGGCCAGCCCGGAGGAGCTGCTGCGGAACCCGAAGGACGAGTTCGTGGCGCAGTTCGTCGGCCGCCAGCGCATGGTGAGGCCGGCCGAGTCCCTGACGGTGGCCGACGTCATGATCCCGGACCCGGTCACGGCCGGGCCGGAGTACGGCATCGCCGAGGCGGTGGCCACCATGCGCAGGCGCCGGGTGAACTCGGTGCTGGTGGTGGACGGGGACGGCAGGCTGCTGGGGATCGTCACCGCCCGGGCCGTCGAGCGGGGCTTGGCTTCCCACCGGACGCTGGGGGAGATCATGGAGACCCGGCTGACGACGGTGCTGCCGCACCAGCCGGTGACGCACGCCGTGCAGCGGATGCTGCTGGAGCGGCTGGAGTTCCTGCCGGTGGTGGATGAGCAGGGCCGGCTGCAGGGGCTGGTCACCAACACGTCGCTGGTGGGCACCCTTTCCCGCGCCGAGCGGGCCGGGGGGGCGACCGCATGA
- a CDS encoding TrkA C-terminal domain-containing protein — translation MKREQTGLPRYEAIALDLARRIACGELEEGSRLLGRSSLAGTYQVSPETIRRAVAILHERGVVKAVAGSGIRILSQVAAQEYVEAVGSQFRVEQEIRELRQLLRERRRLDEEIENALDRLLKHTSGAIGTRHVEELVLDSHSWAVGRSLGEIRLRSSTGVTAVAITRGNEEYFSPPADMELKAGDVLTIVGSDAARARCRELLAATVVPEREP, via the coding sequence GTGAAGCGGGAGCAGACCGGTCTGCCACGATACGAAGCCATAGCACTGGACCTGGCGCGGCGCATCGCGTGCGGCGAGCTGGAGGAGGGCAGCCGGCTGCTGGGCCGGTCCAGCCTGGCCGGCACCTACCAGGTCTCGCCGGAGACCATCCGCCGGGCGGTGGCGATCCTGCACGAGCGCGGCGTGGTGAAGGCGGTGGCCGGCTCCGGGATCCGGATCCTGTCCCAGGTGGCTGCGCAGGAGTACGTCGAGGCGGTGGGCAGCCAGTTCAGGGTGGAGCAGGAGATCAGGGAGCTGCGCCAGCTGCTGCGGGAGCGGCGGCGGCTCGACGAGGAGATCGAAAACGCCCTGGACCGGCTGCTGAAGCACACGTCCGGAGCGATCGGGACCCGGCACGTGGAGGAGCTGGTACTGGACAGCCACTCCTGGGCCGTGGGCCGGTCGCTGGGGGAGATCCGGCTGCGCTCCTCCACCGGGGTCACCGCGGTCGCCATCACCCGGGGCAACGAGGAGTACTTCTCGCCGCCGGCGGACATGGAGCTGAAGGCCGGCGACGTGCTGACCATCGTGGGTTCGGATGCGGCCCGCGCCCGGTGCCGCGAGCTGCTGGCCGCCACGGTGGTGCCCGAGAGGGAGCCCTGA
- a CDS encoding FtsX-like permease family protein, protein MMYAKLAWRNLRRSLRDYAIYFMTLVFAVAIFYIFNSVPDQPAFLSLSESQRRMARAGVEAMEWVSTVMTGVVALLVFYANRVIVRKRSRELGTYLLLGMDQGRLALLLLAETTAIGAAALGAGLALGVALSQAFGLLVEQVLRVTAAPRGVVYSPRAALWTLLLYGLMFLVVALWQAAAVYRQRLIELITGSRRNEEFPVRSRPLAAGAGLLSAATLGTAYWLADRVSRTTGLDPTDPRVPVGIALGVAGTYLLFLALAGLLTGIRRRARGWLARGLNLFLYRQVTSKINTHALMLATISLMLTFTICAMSTGLGLGSAVRKGIEDSVPFRYMVTSSDPHQEYAGLRALFAAHGVPDEQVVEFVLVYTDLRGADLMLPEDADRLRDDPEAGHAAWLQVRAVAASAYRGLRALKGHPDVPVPADGYLVHARADGHPAATAAVEALARALAAGHRVELAGHTLRPAARQVLTEPFGGGLVGIGPLLVVPDAALETLLAGGETLAERLLVAEPPGAEPDGLAEAAAEWAAAQWLEDGWVSFTSQAETMGTLYLIEGILVFLSFYVGIMFILISATLLALQQVTDVLEHRQRFAVLSKLGCDDAMLSRLIARQVGLYFLTPVLVALLHSGVALVALNRALVREAAYDTVGPAALVTAGIFAAVYGTYYLLSVRSCRSLYRPEAAA, encoded by the coding sequence ATGATGTACGCTAAGCTGGCCTGGCGCAACCTGCGGCGGAGCCTCCGGGATTACGCGATCTACTTCATGACCCTGGTGTTCGCGGTGGCCATCTTCTACATTTTTAATTCTGTCCCGGACCAGCCGGCCTTCCTCAGCCTGTCCGAAAGCCAGCGGCGCATGGCGCGCGCCGGCGTCGAGGCCATGGAGTGGGTGTCGACGGTCATGACGGGCGTCGTGGCCCTGCTGGTCTTCTACGCCAACCGGGTGATCGTGCGGAAGCGCAGCCGGGAGCTGGGCACCTACCTGCTGCTGGGCATGGACCAGGGCCGGCTGGCCCTGCTGCTGCTCGCGGAGACCACCGCCATCGGCGCCGCGGCCCTGGGGGCGGGGCTGGCCCTGGGCGTCGCGCTGTCGCAGGCGTTCGGCCTGCTGGTGGAGCAGGTCCTGCGCGTGACGGCCGCCCCGCGGGGCGTGGTCTACTCGCCCCGGGCCGCCCTGTGGACCCTGCTCCTCTACGGCCTCATGTTCCTGGTGGTCGCCCTGTGGCAGGCGGCGGCGGTCTACCGGCAGCGGCTCATCGAGCTGATCACCGGTTCCCGCCGGAACGAGGAGTTCCCGGTGCGGAGCCGCCCGCTGGCCGCGGGGGCCGGGCTGCTCAGCGCGGCGACCCTGGGGACGGCGTACTGGCTGGCCGACCGGGTGAGCCGGACCACCGGCCTGGATCCTACCGACCCGCGGGTCCCGGTCGGAATCGCCCTGGGCGTGGCGGGCACCTACCTGCTCTTCCTCGCCCTGGCGGGGCTGCTCACGGGCATCCGCCGGCGAGCCCGGGGCTGGCTGGCCCGGGGGCTGAACCTCTTCCTCTACCGGCAGGTGACCAGCAAGATCAACACCCACGCCCTGATGCTGGCCACCATCTCCCTCATGCTCACGTTCACGATCTGCGCGATGTCCACCGGCCTCGGACTCGGGTCTGCGGTCCGGAAGGGGATCGAGGACAGCGTTCCCTTCCGCTACATGGTGACCAGCTCCGATCCCCACCAGGAGTACGCCGGCCTGCGGGCGCTCTTCGCGGCCCACGGCGTGCCGGACGAGCAGGTGGTGGAGTTCGTCCTGGTCTACACCGACCTCCGGGGGGCGGACCTGATGCTGCCGGAGGATGCCGACCGGCTCCGGGACGACCCCGAGGCGGGACACGCGGCCTGGTTGCAGGTGCGGGCGGTGGCCGCATCGGCCTACCGCGGGCTGCGGGCCCTGAAGGGCCACCCCGACGTCCCGGTTCCCGCCGACGGCTACCTGGTGCATGCCCGCGCCGACGGTCACCCGGCTGCGACCGCCGCGGTCGAGGCGCTCGCGCGGGCGCTGGCGGCCGGACATCGGGTGGAGCTGGCCGGGCATACGCTGCGGCCGGCGGCGAGGCAGGTGCTCACCGAGCCCTTCGGCGGCGGGCTGGTCGGCATCGGTCCGCTCCTGGTGGTGCCCGATGCGGCGCTGGAGACCCTGCTGGCCGGCGGTGAGACCCTGGCGGAGCGGCTCCTGGTGGCCGAGCCGCCCGGGGCGGAACCCGACGGGCTGGCGGAGGCCGCCGCCGAATGGGCCGCCGCACAGTGGCTGGAGGACGGGTGGGTCTCGTTCACCTCGCAGGCCGAGACGATGGGCACCCTGTACCTGATCGAGGGCATCCTGGTCTTCCTCTCGTTCTACGTGGGCATCATGTTCATCCTGATCTCCGCCACCCTGCTGGCCCTGCAGCAGGTGACCGACGTGCTGGAGCACCGGCAGCGCTTCGCCGTGCTCAGCAAGCTGGGCTGCGACGACGCCATGCTGAGCCGCCTCATCGCCCGCCAGGTAGGGCTTTACTTCCTGACACCGGTCCTGGTGGCCCTGCTGCATTCCGGCGTGGCCCTGGTGGCCCTGAACCGGGCCCTGGTCCGGGAGGCCGCCTACGACACCGTCGGCCCCGCCGCCCTGGTGACGGCCGGCATCTTCGCGGCGGTGTACGGCACCTACTACCTGCTGAGCGTGCGCAGCTGCCGCTCCCTCTACCGGCCGGAGGCCGCGGCGTGA
- a CDS encoding ABC transporter ATP-binding protein, whose product MPVAERILEVVDLVKDYGSRGSVTHALRGVSLAVERGEFVGVMGPSGSGKTTLLNVISTIDTPTSGRVWIGGREVTALGRRELARFRRERLGFIFQDFNLLDTLTLRENIGLALSIAGAPAREIDRRVVAMARRLDLEEALDRFPYQVSGGQKQRAAAARALITGPDLVLADEPTGNLDSRSARSLLEALEELNRELQATILLVTHDPVAASYCRRILFIKDGRLFTELVRADAPRQRFFDRILGVLAELGGGGDDVR is encoded by the coding sequence GTGCCGGTTGCGGAACGGATTCTGGAGGTCGTCGACCTGGTGAAGGATTACGGGAGCCGGGGCAGCGTCACCCACGCCCTGCGCGGCGTCAGCCTGGCGGTCGAGCGCGGGGAGTTCGTGGGGGTGATGGGTCCGTCCGGCTCCGGCAAGACGACCCTGCTCAACGTCATCTCGACGATCGACACGCCCACCTCGGGCCGGGTGTGGATCGGCGGCCGGGAGGTGACCGCGCTGGGCCGGCGGGAGCTGGCCCGGTTCCGGCGGGAGCGGCTCGGGTTTATCTTCCAGGATTTTAACCTGCTTGATACCCTCACGCTGCGGGAAAACATCGGCCTCGCCCTCTCCATCGCCGGGGCGCCGGCCCGGGAGATCGACCGCAGGGTGGTCGCCATGGCCCGGCGGCTGGACCTGGAAGAGGCGCTCGACCGGTTTCCCTACCAGGTCTCCGGCGGGCAGAAGCAGCGGGCGGCCGCCGCCCGGGCGCTCATCACCGGACCGGACCTGGTGCTGGCCGACGAGCCCACCGGGAACCTGGACTCCCGCTCGGCCCGGAGCCTGCTGGAGGCGCTGGAAGAGCTGAACCGGGAGCTGCAGGCCACCATCCTGCTGGTCACCCACGACCCGGTGGCTGCCAGCTACTGCCGGCGCATCCTCTTCATCAAGGATGGCCGGCTCTTCACCGAGCTGGTGCGGGCGGACGCGCCGCGGCAGCGCTTCTTCGACCGGATCCTCGGGGTCCTGGCCGAGCTGGGGGGTGGCGGGGATGATGTACGCTAA
- a CDS encoding GAF domain-containing protein — protein sequence MRHRQQRAYTNELCGALVNQARVPIMLFDREGRLIRANESARAFTGRSLEEMLGRRCGDFLALPPGADEPGPGDDRELWNRICTGEPGTVRLSLRTRDGGEVPVMAVGTQLTVGGEPCGWACVFWDARRQVDLEREAQRRRQQIEGLAAMAREIGSLREQPQRLGGLLERACRLLDLDLAAWGMLDEYREELVWNAAHGPGADLLLGPLRTVGDSPLVRTLMTGRIYRYPGAGRPDPHLAPLPLRSFTAIPYRLGPRSQGVLLGASRRPGALVDDDLRLFNHLGAYLSTAAENAQLLRDMQHLAVLEERQRLAGEIHDHIGQVLTFLGMRLHVVERALAQDDLATAAEEVAGLRGVVASAHEEIRASLYDLRNDAPARSPLMDRWRQLLDAFAARTGIAVRIETPHRPMLVLPPTTEAQLTRILQEALANAQQHSGASTVTVQARVERATLYITIADDGCGFDPSVPPDPHHFGLALMRERAQAIGARLHIESARGRGTRISLEMPLPPRKEMEHEQEPPAHPRG from the coding sequence GTGCGACACAGGCAGCAGCGGGCTTACACGAATGAGCTCTGCGGCGCGCTGGTGAATCAGGCCCGGGTTCCCATCATGCTGTTCGACCGCGAAGGCCGGCTGATCCGTGCCAATGAGTCCGCCCGGGCCTTCACGGGCCGGTCCTTGGAGGAGATGCTCGGCCGGCGCTGCGGGGACTTTCTGGCCCTGCCGCCGGGGGCGGATGAACCGGGGCCCGGCGATGACCGGGAGCTCTGGAACCGGATCTGCACGGGCGAACCCGGGACCGTGCGCCTCAGCCTGCGCACCCGGGACGGCGGGGAGGTCCCCGTCATGGCCGTCGGGACGCAGCTCACGGTCGGCGGGGAACCCTGCGGCTGGGCCTGCGTCTTCTGGGACGCCCGCAGGCAGGTGGACCTGGAACGGGAGGCGCAGCGCCGCCGGCAGCAGATCGAGGGGCTCGCGGCCATGGCCCGGGAGATCGGCTCGCTGCGGGAGCAGCCCCAGCGGCTGGGCGGGCTTCTGGAACGGGCCTGCAGACTGCTGGACCTGGACCTGGCCGCCTGGGGCATGCTCGACGAGTACCGGGAGGAGCTGGTGTGGAACGCCGCCCACGGCCCGGGGGCCGACCTGCTGCTGGGGCCGCTGCGGACCGTCGGGGACTCGCCGCTGGTCCGGACCCTGATGACCGGTCGGATTTACCGGTACCCCGGCGCCGGGCGTCCCGATCCCCACCTCGCCCCGCTCCCCCTGCGGTCGTTCACCGCCATCCCCTACCGGCTGGGGCCCAGAAGCCAGGGCGTGCTGCTCGGGGCCTCCCGGCGGCCCGGGGCGCTGGTCGACGACGACCTGCGGCTCTTCAACCACCTGGGCGCCTACCTCAGCACCGCGGCGGAGAACGCTCAGCTCCTCCGGGACATGCAGCACCTCGCGGTGCTGGAGGAGCGGCAGCGGCTGGCCGGTGAGATCCACGACCACATCGGGCAGGTGCTCACCTTCCTGGGCATGCGGCTGCACGTGGTGGAGCGGGCCCTCGCCCAGGACGACCTGGCCACGGCCGCCGAGGAGGTGGCCGGTCTGCGGGGCGTGGTGGCCTCGGCGCACGAGGAGATCCGGGCCTCGCTTTACGACCTGCGGAACGACGCACCGGCCCGCTCTCCGCTCATGGACCGCTGGAGACAGCTGCTGGACGCGTTCGCCGCCCGCACCGGGATCGCGGTCCGCATCGAGACGCCGCACCGGCCGATGCTGGTCCTGCCGCCGACCACCGAAGCGCAGCTGACGCGCATCCTTCAGGAGGCCCTGGCCAACGCGCAGCAGCACTCGGGCGCGAGCACCGTGACCGTGCAGGCCCGGGTGGAGCGGGCCACGTTGTACATCACCATCGCAGACGACGGCTGCGGCTTCGACCCGTCCGTCCCGCCGGACCCGCACCACTTCGGCCTCGCGCTGATGCGGGAGCGTGCGCAGGCCATCGGCGCCCGGCTGCACATCGAAAGCGCCCGCGGCCGGGGCACCCGCATCTCCCTGGAGATGCCACTTCCCCCTCGGAAGGAGATGGAGCATGAGCAAGAACCGCCTGCGCATCCTCGTGGTTGA